One Roseomonas gilardii subsp. gilardii genomic region harbors:
- a CDS encoding c-type cytochrome, with translation MRPLLLALAGLAAAAMAGSPARAEPDRYDQIERGRYLATVGDCTACHAGSGIAPGMPGYSSQGFAGGRAIETPFGQIRAANITPDRETGIGTWTAEDFYRAMHEGRAADGTQLYPAFPYTYYTRVRREDSDAIFAFLQSLEPVQNRVDRDTLPFPFNIRVLMKGWNLLFFRHGEFEPVIGRSAEWNRGAYLVEGLGHCAACHTPKNMLGGDKTSQTLSGGELQGWFAPSLTTDGRTGIGAWSIEEIVEYLSTGHNVHAAASGPMAEVVEYSTSLMTEADLRAIATYLKQPREEAATVAAPAPLPASNVQMQAGAAIYMDGCQACHGADGKGVAGLFPALANSPTVQQSGPETLLRVVMQGSKPATTDAVPTAASMPAFGWRLTDDQAAAVTTYIRNSWGNAAPAVTASQAQSMRGRLAQNPN, from the coding sequence ATGCGCCCGCTGCTCCTCGCCCTGGCGGGCCTCGCCGCGGCCGCCATGGCCGGCTCGCCCGCCCGCGCCGAACCCGACCGCTACGACCAGATCGAACGCGGCCGCTACCTCGCCACGGTGGGCGACTGCACCGCCTGCCATGCCGGCTCCGGCATCGCGCCTGGCATGCCCGGATACAGCTCCCAGGGCTTCGCGGGCGGGCGGGCGATCGAGACGCCCTTCGGCCAGATCCGCGCAGCCAACATCACGCCGGACCGCGAAACGGGCATCGGGACCTGGACGGCGGAGGATTTCTACCGCGCCATGCATGAGGGCCGCGCGGCGGATGGCACGCAACTCTACCCGGCCTTCCCCTACACCTACTACACCAGGGTGAGGCGGGAGGATTCCGATGCGATCTTCGCCTTCCTGCAATCGCTGGAGCCGGTGCAGAACCGCGTGGACCGGGACACGCTGCCCTTTCCCTTCAACATCCGTGTGCTGATGAAGGGCTGGAACCTGCTCTTCTTCCGTCACGGCGAATTCGAGCCGGTGATCGGCCGTTCGGCGGAATGGAACCGCGGCGCCTATCTCGTGGAAGGGCTGGGCCATTGCGCCGCCTGCCACACGCCCAAGAACATGCTGGGCGGCGACAAGACCTCCCAGACCCTGAGCGGCGGCGAACTCCAGGGATGGTTCGCACCCTCCCTGACCACGGATGGCCGCACGGGCATCGGTGCCTGGTCGATCGAGGAGATCGTGGAATATCTCAGCACCGGCCATAACGTGCATGCCGCCGCTTCCGGCCCCATGGCGGAGGTGGTGGAATACTCCACCAGCCTGATGACCGAGGCCGATCTCCGCGCCATCGCCACCTATCTGAAACAGCCGCGCGAGGAAGCCGCCACCGTGGCGGCGCCCGCGCCCCTGCCAGCCAGCAATGTCCAGATGCAGGCGGGCGCCGCGATCTACATGGATGGTTGCCAGGCCTGCCATGGCGCGGATGGCAAGGGCGTGGCCGGTCTCTTCCCCGCTCTGGCGAACAGTCCCACGGTGCAGCAGTCCGGGCCGGAGACGCTGCTGCGGGTGGTGATGCAGGGCTCCAAACCGGCCACCACCGATGCGGTGCCCACCGCCGCGTCGATGCCCGCCTTCGGCTGGCGCCTGACCGACGACCAGGCGGCGGCGGTGACCACCTATATCCGGAACAGCTGGGGCAATGCCGCCCCCGCGGTCACGGCATCCCAGGCGCAGTCCATGCGCGGCCGGCTGGCGCAGAACCCGAACTAG
- the clpA gene encoding ATP-dependent Clp protease ATP-binding subunit ClpA, with the protein MLSRNLEQTLHRALALANDRRHEYATLEHLLLSLCDDTDATTVLRACGVELEKLKRDLAEFLDKDLAGLISDRGGDPKPTAGFQRVVQRAAIHVQSSGRDEVTGANVLVALFSERESHAVYFLQLQDMTRLDAVNFISHGIAKAPGRSQNRPVQGNAEEGGEPRGKEEERRGEAGAKRGQDALSNYCVNLNKKAQQGKIDPLIGRDSEIERTIQILCRRTKNNPLYVGDPGVGKTAIAEGLAKRIIEGDVPEVLLKSTIFALDMGALLAGTRYRGDFEERLKAVVTELEQHPGSILFIDEIHTVIGAGATSGGAMDASNLLKPALAQGTLRCVGSTTYKEYRQHFEKDRALVRRFQKIDVNEPSVEDAVKILQGLKTNYEKHHKVRYTPEAIRAAVELSAKYINDRKLPDKAIDVIDEVGASRMLLPENKRRKTVTLKDVEDIVAKIARIPPKSVSTDDKETLKNLERDLKSMVFGQDKAIEALSAAIKLSRAGLRDPEKPIGNYLFSGPTGVGKTEVAKQLAKTLGIELTRFDMSEYMERHSVSRLIGAPPGYVGFDQGGLLTDAVDQHPHCVLLLDEIEKAHQDLYNILLQVMDHGKLTDHNGKIVDFRNVILIMTTNAGASDMAKAGIGFGREIRTGEDEEAIKRLFTPEFRNRLDAVVPFSGLTPEIVGNIVEKFVMQLEAQLADRNVTIELSSAAKEWLAERGYDPLYGARPLARIIQEYVKKPLAEELLFGKLVKGGAVKVGMKDGALTFDITEAPPPALPKPEEGPGDGEAEREPETAD; encoded by the coding sequence ATGCTGTCCCGCAACCTCGAACAGACGCTCCATCGCGCCCTGGCGCTCGCGAATGACCGCCGGCACGAGTACGCGACGCTGGAGCACCTTCTTCTTTCCCTTTGCGACGACACGGACGCCACCACGGTGCTTCGCGCCTGCGGTGTCGAACTGGAGAAGCTCAAGCGGGATCTCGCCGAGTTCCTGGACAAGGACCTCGCCGGGCTGATCAGCGACCGAGGGGGCGATCCGAAGCCCACGGCCGGCTTCCAGCGGGTCGTCCAGCGGGCGGCGATCCATGTCCAGTCCTCCGGCCGCGACGAGGTGACGGGCGCCAATGTCCTGGTCGCCCTGTTCAGCGAGCGCGAGAGCCATGCCGTCTATTTCCTGCAACTGCAGGACATGACGCGGCTCGACGCCGTGAACTTCATCTCCCACGGCATCGCCAAGGCTCCTGGCCGGTCGCAGAACCGCCCGGTGCAGGGCAATGCCGAGGAAGGGGGCGAGCCCCGGGGCAAGGAGGAGGAGCGGCGCGGCGAGGCAGGCGCCAAGCGGGGCCAGGACGCCCTCTCCAACTACTGCGTCAACCTCAACAAGAAGGCGCAGCAGGGCAAGATCGACCCGCTCATCGGCCGCGACAGCGAGATCGAGCGGACCATCCAGATCCTCTGCCGCCGCACCAAGAACAACCCGCTCTATGTGGGCGACCCGGGCGTGGGCAAGACCGCGATCGCGGAGGGCCTGGCCAAGCGGATCATCGAGGGCGACGTGCCCGAGGTGCTGCTGAAGTCCACCATCTTCGCGCTCGACATGGGCGCGCTGCTGGCCGGCACCCGCTACCGCGGCGATTTCGAGGAGCGGCTGAAGGCCGTGGTGACGGAGCTGGAGCAGCATCCGGGCTCCATCCTCTTCATCGACGAGATCCATACGGTGATCGGCGCCGGTGCCACTTCCGGCGGGGCGATGGATGCCTCCAACCTGCTCAAGCCGGCCCTGGCCCAGGGCACGCTGCGCTGCGTGGGCTCCACGACCTATAAGGAATACCGGCAGCACTTCGAGAAGGACCGGGCGCTGGTCCGCCGCTTCCAGAAGATCGACGTGAACGAGCCGTCGGTCGAGGATGCGGTGAAGATCCTCCAGGGCCTCAAGACCAATTACGAGAAGCACCACAAGGTCCGCTACACGCCGGAGGCCATCCGGGCGGCGGTGGAGCTTTCGGCCAAGTACATCAACGACCGGAAGCTGCCGGACAAGGCGATCGACGTGATCGACGAGGTCGGCGCCTCCCGCATGCTGCTGCCGGAGAACAAGCGCCGGAAGACCGTGACGCTGAAGGACGTGGAGGACATCGTCGCGAAGATTGCGCGCATTCCCCCCAAGTCGGTCAGCACGGACGACAAGGAGACGCTCAAGAACCTGGAGCGCGACCTGAAGTCCATGGTTTTCGGCCAGGACAAGGCGATCGAGGCGCTCTCGGCCGCGATCAAGCTGTCCCGCGCCGGGCTGCGCGACCCGGAGAAGCCGATCGGCAACTACCTCTTCTCCGGCCCCACCGGCGTCGGCAAGACCGAGGTGGCCAAGCAGCTCGCCAAGACGCTGGGCATCGAGCTGACCCGCTTCGACATGTCCGAGTACATGGAGCGGCACTCGGTCTCCCGCCTGATCGGCGCGCCGCCGGGCTATGTCGGCTTCGACCAGGGCGGCTTGCTGACCGATGCCGTGGACCAGCATCCGCACTGCGTGCTGCTGCTCGACGAGATCGAGAAGGCGCACCAGGATCTGTACAACATCCTGCTGCAGGTGATGGACCACGGGAAGCTGACAGACCACAACGGCAAGATCGTGGACTTCCGCAACGTCATCCTGATCATGACGACCAATGCGGGGGCCTCCGACATGGCCAAGGCCGGCATCGGCTTCGGGCGGGAGATCCGGACCGGCGAGGACGAGGAGGCGATCAAGCGCCTCTTCACTCCCGAGTTCCGCAACCGCCTGGATGCGGTGGTGCCCTTCAGCGGGCTGACGCCGGAGATCGTGGGCAATATCGTCGAGAAGTTCGTGATGCAGCTGGAGGCCCAGCTCGCGGATCGCAACGTCACGATCGAGCTGTCCTCGGCGGCCAAGGAGTGGCTGGCGGAGCGGGGCTATGACCCGCTCTACGGCGCGCGCCCCCTGGCCCGGATCATCCAGGAATACGTCAAGAAGCCGCTGGCCGAGGAGCTGCTCTTCGGCAAGCTGGTGAAGGGCGGCGCGGTGAAGGTCGGCATGAAGGACGGCGCGCTGACCTTCGACATCACCGAGGCTCCGCCCCCTGCCCTGCCCAAGCCCGAGGAAGGCCCGGGTGATGGCGAGGCGGAGCGCGAGCCCGAAACGGCGGACTGA
- the clpS gene encoding ATP-dependent Clp protease adapter ClpS → MSEQDKRPDGNTPGGGQGDQGPASGVVVKARPKTRKPAMYKVLMLNDDYTPMEFVVHVLERFFQKNREEATRIMLHVHRRGVGVCGVFTYEVAETKVTQVMDLARQNQHPLQCTIEKD, encoded by the coding sequence ATGAGCGAACAGGATAAGAGGCCCGACGGGAACACCCCCGGCGGCGGACAAGGGGATCAGGGACCGGCGAGCGGCGTGGTCGTCAAGGCACGTCCGAAGACGCGCAAGCCCGCCATGTACAAGGTCCTGATGCTCAACGACGACTACACGCCGATGGAGTTCGTCGTGCATGTCCTCGAACGGTTCTTCCAGAAGAACCGGGAGGAGGCGACTCGCATCATGCTCCACGTGCACCGGCGCGGGGTCGGGGTCTGCGGGGTCTTCACCTATGAGGTGGCGGAGACCAAGGTCACCCAGGTCATGGACCTGGCCCGGCAGAACCAGCACCCCCTCCAGTGCACGATTGAGAAAGACTAG
- a CDS encoding phasin family protein gives MATEPKVARLASDTTQAAATATNETIQQSKAALENGANQARRMMEESMSQATKLAEGIFKSAQEAMDFGRGNVEALTQATQTYVAGTQDLSRQTFALFQSLSDQALENARAFATVRSVKDAAELQANFARQTLEKVMGETAKLQEAGFRLAEQASAPLAQRMTLAMERATKPLSV, from the coding sequence ATGGCTACCGAACCGAAGGTTGCGCGGCTCGCGTCCGACACCACCCAGGCCGCCGCCACGGCCACCAACGAGACGATTCAGCAGAGCAAGGCCGCCCTGGAGAATGGCGCGAACCAGGCCCGCCGCATGATGGAGGAAAGCATGAGCCAGGCCACCAAGCTCGCCGAGGGCATCTTCAAGTCCGCCCAGGAAGCCATGGATTTCGGTCGTGGCAATGTCGAGGCCCTGACCCAGGCGACGCAGACCTACGTGGCCGGCACCCAGGATCTGAGCCGCCAGACCTTCGCCCTGTTCCAGTCCCTGTCCGACCAGGCCCTGGAGAATGCCCGCGCCTTCGCCACCGTGCGCAGCGTGAAGGATGCGGCGGAGCTGCAGGCCAACTTCGCCCGCCAGACGCTGGAGAAGGTGATGGGCGAGACCGCCAAGCTGCAGGAGGCCGGCTTCCGCCTCGCCGAGCAGGCCAGCGCGCCGCTCGCCCAGCGCATGACGCTGGCCATGGAGCGGGCCACCAAGCCGCTGAGCGTCTGA
- a CDS encoding D-alanyl-D-alanine carboxypeptidase family protein, with the protein MSLGWRTPRRVRSLALAFALVSGWGATLLGIVPAAAQIGSDRYASIVIDARSGQALSAANADEPRYPASLTKMMTLYLLFEALRDGRMTLDSRMVMSSEAASQAPSKLGIPPGSSISVEQAILALVTLSANDVAWMIGETLGGSNDRFAQMMTQKARQLGMTNTVFRNANGLPDFQQVTTARDMATLGRRLYIDFPNRYHYFSTPEFRYGGRRVRSHNRMIGTYDGVDGIKTGFISASGFNIVTSAQRQGQRLVVAVFGGSTWVERDRHAAALLDDGFAKMGVEPSTPSSLLMASAGAGVARATGGLITGRAHAATVSVGGTRAARLAAARQARLAAAEAARRDPPAKLVRTAAQIRPLRPVTRNAKVMEQGDGGAFIRAAKPQATRGRAATPVAARAPAKPAHAAAHPASATAKQREARR; encoded by the coding sequence ATGTCACTTGGCTGGCGCACGCCCCGTCGCGTGCGGAGCTTGGCCCTGGCATTCGCCTTGGTGTCGGGCTGGGGGGCGACGCTCCTGGGGATCGTCCCGGCGGCGGCGCAGATCGGCTCCGACCGCTACGCGTCGATCGTCATCGATGCACGCAGCGGCCAGGCCCTGTCCGCCGCGAATGCCGACGAGCCGCGCTACCCCGCCTCGCTGACCAAGATGATGACGCTCTACCTGCTGTTCGAGGCGCTGCGCGATGGCCGCATGACGCTGGACAGCCGCATGGTGATGAGCTCCGAGGCAGCCTCGCAGGCCCCCTCGAAGCTGGGCATCCCGCCCGGCAGCTCGATCTCGGTGGAACAGGCCATCCTGGCCCTGGTCACCCTCTCGGCCAACGACGTCGCCTGGATGATCGGCGAGACGCTGGGCGGCAGCAACGACCGCTTCGCCCAGATGATGACGCAGAAGGCACGCCAGCTCGGGATGACGAACACCGTCTTCCGCAACGCCAACGGCCTGCCGGATTTCCAGCAGGTCACCACGGCGCGGGACATGGCGACGCTGGGGCGGCGCCTCTACATCGATTTCCCGAACCGCTACCACTACTTCTCCACGCCGGAATTCCGCTACGGCGGCCGGCGCGTGCGGTCGCACAACCGGATGATCGGCACCTATGACGGTGTGGACGGCATCAAGACCGGCTTCATCTCGGCCTCCGGCTTCAACATCGTCACCTCGGCGCAGCGCCAGGGGCAGCGGCTGGTGGTGGCGGTCTTCGGCGGCTCCACCTGGGTGGAACGCGACCGCCATGCGGCCGCGCTGCTGGATGACGGCTTCGCCAAGATGGGTGTCGAGCCCTCCACGCCTTCCTCCCTGCTGATGGCATCCGCCGGCGCGGGTGTCGCGCGTGCCACCGGCGGGCTGATCACCGGCCGGGCCCATGCGGCCACGGTGAGCGTGGGCGGCACGCGGGCGGCCCGCCTCGCCGCGGCCCGGCAGGCCCGGTTGGCCGCGGCCGAGGCGGCGCGCCGCGATCCCCCGGCGAAGCTGGTGCGGACCGCGGCGCAGATCCGTCCGCTGCGTCCGGTCACCCGCAACGCCAAGGTCATGGAACAGGGGGATGGCGGGGCCTTCATCCGCGCGGCGAAGCCCCAGGCCACGCGTGGCCGCGCCGCCACCCCGGTGGCCGCGCGCGCGCCGGCGAAGCCGGCCCATGCGGCCGCCCACCCCGCCAGCGCCACCGCCAAGCAGCGCGAGGCGCGCCGCTGA
- a CDS encoding DSD1 family PLP-dependent enzyme has product MMQRMPAEPGMREDEVDTPALILDLDAFEANLDAMAARLAPTGAKLRAHAKTHKSPVIARLQMARGAVGQCVQKVAEAEILAWGGVDDILVSNEVVSPRKLARLAALSGIARVALCADDPALIPVIEQAAEAAGRRLSVLVEIDVGPGRCGIAPGPEAVALAGRIAASPHLRFGGLQAYHGRAQHLRTPEERAAAIRHAAEGTRRTLEQLRQQGLGCPIVGGAGTGSFPLELESGLWTEIQAGSYAFMDADYARNDAPPPFRQSLFVLTQVMSAPRGSGRAVVDAGHKALPTDSGMPLVHGRPGLSYGRPSDEHGTILAEGAALPAIGEKLRLVPGHCDPTVDRFDWYVGVRKGRVECLWPVAARGAMA; this is encoded by the coding sequence ATGATGCAGCGGATGCCGGCGGAGCCGGGGATGCGCGAGGACGAGGTCGACACCCCGGCGCTGATCCTCGACCTCGATGCCTTCGAGGCCAATCTGGATGCCATGGCGGCCCGGCTGGCCCCCACCGGCGCGAAGCTGCGCGCCCATGCCAAGACGCACAAGTCCCCCGTCATCGCGCGCCTGCAGATGGCCCGTGGCGCCGTGGGCCAGTGCGTGCAGAAGGTGGCCGAGGCGGAGATCCTCGCCTGGGGCGGGGTGGACGACATCCTGGTCAGCAACGAGGTGGTCTCGCCACGCAAGCTGGCGCGGCTGGCGGCGCTGTCGGGCATCGCCCGGGTGGCCCTTTGCGCCGACGACCCGGCCCTGATCCCGGTGATCGAGCAAGCCGCCGAGGCGGCGGGGCGGCGCCTGTCTGTGCTGGTGGAGATCGATGTCGGCCCCGGGCGCTGCGGCATCGCGCCGGGGCCGGAGGCGGTGGCCCTGGCCGGGCGCATCGCCGCCTCGCCGCATCTGCGCTTCGGCGGATTGCAAGCCTATCACGGCAGGGCCCAGCACCTCCGCACACCGGAGGAGCGCGCCGCCGCCATCCGCCACGCCGCCGAGGGCACCCGTCGCACGCTGGAGCAGCTCCGGCAGCAGGGGCTCGGCTGCCCCATCGTGGGCGGCGCCGGCACCGGCAGCTTCCCGCTGGAGCTGGAAAGCGGACTCTGGACGGAGATCCAGGCGGGTTCCTATGCCTTCATGGATGCGGATTACGCCCGCAACGACGCGCCCCCGCCCTTCCGGCAATCGCTCTTCGTGCTGACGCAGGTGATGAGCGCCCCAAGGGGAAGTGGGCGCGCGGTGGTCGATGCGGGCCATAAGGCACTGCCCACCGACAGCGGCATGCCGCTCGTCCATGGGCGCCCCGGGCTGAGCTACGGGCGCCCCTCCGACGAGCACGGCACCATCCTGGCGGAAGGCGCCGCCCTCCCCGCGATCGGGGAGAAGCTGCGGCTCGTACCCGGCCATTGCGACCCGACGGTGGACCGCTTCGACTGGTATGTCGGCGTGCGGAAGGGGCGCGTGGAATGTCTCTGGCCGGTCGCGGCGCGCGGGGCGATGGCCTGA
- a CDS encoding gamma-glutamylcyclotransferase family protein has protein sequence MLARRSGDPWLPRRALPARLEGHRRVVFRGTPYPTLRPAPGGSVAGLLVRPAAGAMHRLRAYEGACYRLHPFRVLTRHGPRHARAFVVPRHLAGVEPW, from the coding sequence GTGCTGGCCCGGCGGTCGGGGGACCCCTGGCTGCCACGGCGGGCTCTGCCCGCCAGGCTGGAGGGCCACCGCCGGGTGGTCTTCCGCGGCACCCCCTACCCCACCCTTCGCCCCGCGCCGGGCGGAAGCGTGGCGGGGCTGCTGGTCCGCCCCGCCGCCGGGGCGATGCACCGCCTCCGCGCCTATGAGGGCGCCTGCTACCGCCTCCATCCCTTCCGCGTGCTGACCCGCCATGGCCCGCGCCACGCCCGGGCCTTCGTCGTGCCCCGCCATCTCGCGGGGGTGGAGCCCTGGTGA
- the pgmG gene encoding phosphoglucomutase/phosphomannomutase PgmG — protein MTFQHKFDPTSLREYDIRGIVGKTLSGEDAFAIGRCFGTIVKREGGSVVAVGYDGRLSSTMLEEALVKGLTACGLKVLRVGCCPTPMLYYGAYELKADGGVMVTGSHNPPDYNGFKMVLKNKPFFGPQIQQIGKMAAAGDVVEEGQGSSETVDIADRYVARMMHDYDGGDRKLTVVWDPGNGSGGIITEKLAKVLPGKHIVINAGIDGRFPNHHPDPTVPKNLEQIIAEVKTQKADLGIAFDGDADRLGVVDDEGHMLFGDQLLVVLARDVLKAMPGATIIADVKASQVLFDEVEKAGGKPLMWKTGHSLIKQKMAETKAPLAGEMSGHTFYADKWYGFDDAPYSAVRLLGIVARMAEKLSDVRKALPQVINTPELRFDCPEEKKFVVVSEVKDRLAKAGADVQDVDGVRVLTEDGWWLLRASNTQAVLVARCEAKSEEGLERLKASLSEQLQASGLAAPDFSGENAGH, from the coding sequence ATGACGTTCCAGCACAAATTCGACCCGACCAGCCTGCGCGAGTACGACATTCGGGGCATCGTCGGTAAGACCCTGTCCGGTGAGGATGCCTTCGCGATCGGCCGCTGCTTCGGCACCATCGTGAAGCGCGAGGGCGGCTCGGTGGTCGCGGTCGGCTATGATGGCCGCCTGTCCTCCACCATGCTGGAGGAGGCCCTGGTGAAGGGCCTGACCGCCTGCGGCCTGAAGGTCCTGCGCGTCGGCTGCTGCCCGACCCCGATGCTCTACTACGGCGCCTATGAGCTGAAGGCCGATGGCGGCGTGATGGTGACGGGCAGCCACAACCCGCCCGACTACAACGGCTTCAAGATGGTGCTGAAGAACAAGCCCTTCTTCGGCCCGCAGATCCAGCAGATCGGCAAGATGGCCGCCGCCGGCGACGTGGTGGAGGAAGGCCAGGGCTCCTCCGAGACGGTGGACATCGCCGACCGCTATGTCGCCCGCATGATGCACGACTATGACGGCGGCGACCGCAAGCTGACCGTGGTCTGGGACCCGGGCAACGGCTCCGGCGGCATCATCACGGAGAAGCTGGCCAAGGTGCTGCCGGGCAAGCACATCGTGATCAATGCCGGGATCGACGGGCGCTTCCCGAACCACCATCCCGACCCGACCGTGCCGAAGAACCTCGAGCAGATCATCGCCGAGGTGAAGACGCAGAAGGCCGATCTGGGCATCGCCTTCGACGGCGACGCGGACCGGCTGGGCGTGGTGGATGACGAGGGCCACATGCTGTTCGGCGACCAGCTCCTGGTGGTGCTGGCGCGCGACGTGCTGAAGGCCATGCCGGGCGCCACCATCATCGCGGACGTGAAGGCCTCCCAGGTCCTGTTCGACGAGGTGGAGAAGGCTGGCGGCAAGCCGCTGATGTGGAAGACCGGCCACTCTCTCATCAAGCAGAAGATGGCCGAGACCAAGGCGCCGCTCGCCGGCGAGATGTCGGGGCACACCTTCTACGCGGACAAGTGGTACGGCTTCGACGACGCCCCCTACTCCGCCGTGCGCCTGCTCGGCATCGTGGCGCGGATGGCGGAGAAGCTCTCCGACGTGCGCAAGGCGCTGCCGCAGGTGATCAACACCCCGGAGCTGCGCTTCGACTGCCCCGAGGAGAAGAAGTTCGTCGTGGTGTCCGAGGTGAAGGACCGCCTCGCCAAGGCCGGCGCCGATGTGCAGGACGTGGACGGTGTCCGCGTGCTGACCGAGGATGGCTGGTGGCTGCTGCGCGCCTCCAACACCCAGGCGGTGCTGGTCGCGCGCTGCGAGGCCAAGAGCGAGGAAGGGCTGGAGCGGCTGAAGGCCAGCCTGTCCGAGCAGCTCCAGGCCTCCGGCCTCGCCGCGCCGGATTTCTCGGGCGAGAACGCGGGGCACTGA
- a CDS encoding UDP-glucose dehydrogenase family protein has protein sequence MRIAMIGAGYVGLVSGACFAEFGVDVHVVDSEAEKIRALREGRMPIYEPGLDRLVEDNVRDERLHFTTDLAEAVRRADAVFLAVGTPTRRGDGHADLTYVYAAAEQVARAAEGPLVLVTKSTVPVGTGREVQKIVRRVRPELDIQVASNPEFLREGSAIGDFMRPDRVVIGVEDERAEAVLRRLYRPLNLIETPILATGLETAELIKYASNAFLAVKISFINQVADLCEKVGGDVHAVAKGMGLDGRIGRKFLHPGPGFGGSCFPKDTLALSRTAQDHGAPMSIVDATVAYNDARKLEMAERVIAALGGDVRGKTVAILGLTFKPETDDMREAASLAVIPRLAEAGASIRAYDPQGSGHARQLLPESVVFAENALDAARGADATVLLTEWNEFRALAPEKLRQAMRGDLVLDLRNAWEPAAMRQAGFRYHSIGRP, from the coding sequence TTGCGTATCGCCATGATCGGGGCCGGCTATGTCGGCCTCGTTTCCGGAGCCTGCTTCGCGGAGTTCGGCGTGGACGTCCACGTCGTGGACAGCGAGGCGGAGAAGATCCGGGCCCTGCGGGAAGGGCGCATGCCGATCTACGAGCCGGGCCTGGACCGGCTCGTGGAGGACAATGTCCGCGACGAGCGGCTGCACTTCACCACCGATCTGGCCGAGGCTGTGCGGCGGGCCGATGCGGTCTTCCTGGCCGTCGGCACGCCCACCCGGCGCGGCGACGGCCATGCCGACCTGACCTATGTCTATGCCGCCGCCGAGCAGGTGGCGCGGGCGGCGGAAGGGCCGCTGGTGCTGGTCACCAAATCCACCGTGCCGGTCGGCACGGGGCGGGAGGTGCAGAAGATCGTCCGCCGGGTCCGCCCCGAGCTCGACATCCAGGTCGCCTCCAACCCGGAATTCCTGCGCGAAGGCAGCGCCATCGGCGACTTCATGCGCCCGGACCGGGTGGTGATCGGGGTGGAGGACGAGCGTGCCGAGGCGGTGCTGCGCCGGCTCTACCGCCCGCTGAACCTGATCGAAACGCCGATCCTGGCCACCGGGCTGGAAACGGCGGAGCTGATCAAATACGCCTCCAACGCTTTCCTGGCGGTGAAGATCTCCTTCATCAACCAGGTGGCCGATCTCTGCGAGAAGGTGGGCGGCGACGTCCATGCCGTGGCCAAGGGCATGGGGCTGGACGGCCGCATCGGCCGCAAGTTCCTGCATCCCGGCCCGGGCTTCGGCGGTTCCTGCTTCCCCAAGGACACGCTCGCCCTCTCCCGCACCGCGCAGGACCATGGCGCGCCCATGTCCATCGTGGATGCGACCGTGGCCTATAACGACGCGCGCAAGCTGGAGATGGCCGAACGCGTGATCGCGGCGCTGGGCGGCGATGTCCGGGGCAAGACCGTCGCCATCCTGGGCCTGACCTTCAAGCCCGAGACGGACGACATGCGCGAGGCCGCCTCGCTCGCGGTGATCCCCCGGCTGGCCGAGGCCGGGGCCAGCATCCGCGCCTATGACCCGCAGGGCTCGGGCCATGCCCGCCAGCTCCTGCCCGAAAGCGTGGTCTTCGCCGAGAACGCGCTGGATGCGGCGCGCGGCGCGGACGCGACCGTGCTATTGACGGAGTGGAACGAGTTCCGCGCCCTGGCGCCGGAGAAGCTGCGCCAGGCCATGCGCGGCGACCTCGTTCTGGACCTGCGCAATGCCTGGGAGCCGGCGGCCATGCGCCAGGCCGGCTTCCGCTATCACTCCATCGGCCGACCCTGA